One Pseudodesulfovibrio alkaliphilus DNA segment encodes these proteins:
- a CDS encoding sodium/solute symporter: METGYQIPVTALVLIGLMLAFTVITSVMFRKQKTSADYYLAGRKVNSFINASAISSDYLSAASFLGVAGVAFLYGFDGIIYALGFFVGYIALLLFLASPLRKFGRYTVPDFVSERFHSKTARVLGVIGVLFVSLFYMAPQMLGAGKVMGLLLGMEYDMAIILITLIITVYVTVGGMKGTTVNQLVQFWILFGAMFLLAFIPFVLKGYTYTDVVQFLASFKGPEPETGKMFDGEAYTAPAFWLTSLKDTLSLLLALMFGTAGLPHILVRFYTAPDGKAARRTVIYVLFLIGMFYILSPYVGHVVRYIYLQGDALGVTQHQMAWLAENGQNLAVPVAGSYFGGQILLGIVVAGAFAAILSTVAGLIIACAGAIGHDLVVNVFNPNMPEVTRVKVARVASVFVGFLGIPLGLWAENMQIAILVGLAFAIAASTFFPVLVMGVWWPRMTKNGACAGLVVGIIGSFAMILGKGMLPTFLQFNNPGGFVMIISFLAIYAASKMEIAAKGEAALPHDTKEVMAILHGPEQA; encoded by the coding sequence ATGGAAACCGGATACCAGATACCTGTCACCGCCCTGGTGCTCATCGGGCTGATGCTGGCCTTCACGGTGATAACCTCCGTGATGTTCCGTAAACAGAAAACTTCGGCCGACTATTACCTGGCCGGACGCAAGGTCAACTCGTTCATCAACGCCTCGGCCATCTCCTCGGACTACCTCTCCGCCGCCTCCTTCCTGGGTGTGGCAGGCGTGGCCTTCCTCTACGGCTTTGACGGCATCATCTACGCCCTCGGGTTCTTCGTGGGCTACATCGCGCTGCTCCTGTTCCTGGCCAGCCCGCTGCGCAAGTTCGGCCGCTACACCGTACCCGACTTCGTTTCCGAACGGTTCCACTCCAAGACGGCCCGTGTCCTCGGCGTCATCGGCGTGCTCTTCGTCTCCCTCTTCTATATGGCCCCGCAGATGCTCGGCGCGGGCAAGGTCATGGGATTGCTCCTGGGCATGGAGTATGACATGGCCATCATCCTCATCACCCTGATTATCACTGTCTACGTCACCGTGGGCGGGATGAAGGGGACCACGGTCAACCAACTGGTCCAGTTCTGGATTCTCTTTGGCGCCATGTTCCTGCTCGCCTTCATCCCCTTTGTGCTCAAGGGCTATACCTACACCGACGTGGTGCAGTTCCTCGCTTCCTTCAAAGGGCCGGAGCCCGAGACGGGCAAGATGTTCGACGGAGAGGCGTACACTGCCCCGGCCTTCTGGCTGACCAGCCTCAAGGACACTCTCTCCCTGCTCCTGGCGCTGATGTTCGGTACGGCCGGGCTGCCGCACATCCTGGTGCGCTTTTACACCGCTCCCGATGGCAAGGCCGCCCGTCGCACGGTCATCTATGTGCTCTTTCTCATCGGCATGTTCTACATCCTGAGCCCGTATGTGGGCCATGTGGTCCGCTACATCTACCTCCAGGGCGACGCCCTGGGCGTCACCCAGCACCAGATGGCGTGGCTGGCCGAAAACGGCCAGAACCTGGCCGTGCCCGTGGCCGGATCGTACTTCGGCGGCCAGATCCTGCTCGGCATCGTGGTGGCCGGGGCCTTCGCGGCCATCCTCTCCACCGTGGCCGGGCTGATCATCGCCTGTGCCGGAGCCATTGGCCACGACCTGGTGGTCAACGTCTTCAACCCCAACATGCCCGAAGTCACCCGCGTCAAGGTGGCCCGCGTGGCCTCGGTCTTCGTCGGTTTTCTGGGTATCCCGCTGGGCCTGTGGGCCGAAAACATGCAGATCGCCATCCTCGTGGGCCTGGCATTCGCCATCGCGGCTTCCACCTTCTTCCCGGTACTGGTCATGGGCGTATGGTGGCCGAGGATGACCAAAAACGGCGCATGTGCCGGGCTTGTGGTCGGCATCATCGGATCGTTCGCCATGATCCTTGGCAAGGGCATGCTCCCGACCTTCCTCCAATTCAACAACCCG
- a CDS encoding sodium/substrate symporter small subunit, which translates to MDRIERIRKRQLNFALGIGIPYFAFVIGIFLLVYLAKETVTSVNILNFPLHYWLVAVAVYPVTWALFIWYVGKANAIEDEIETIAQGE; encoded by the coding sequence ATGGACCGAATCGAAAGAATCAGAAAACGACAACTCAACTTCGCACTTGGCATCGGCATTCCGTACTTCGCCTTTGTCATAGGAATCTTCCTGCTGGTCTATCTGGCAAAGGAAACCGTCACCAGTGTGAACATCCTCAATTTCCCCCTGCACTATTGGCTGGTCGCGGTGGCCGTCTATCCCGTCACCTGGGCGCTGTTCATCTGGTACGTGGGCAAGGCCAACGCCATTGAGGACGAGATAGAAACCATCGCCCAGGGGGAATAA
- a CDS encoding DUF294 nucleotidyltransferase-like domain-containing protein has product MSDESGHSRFPGPKFEAVFGAPAGLDRELLRMARDGKLAGLRSTRRDLVQDWLDTGLSAEQTCKRLSAYNRSVIQAVLEAHAQDAPWLRRCTFLEFGSGGRDEQVIGSDQDNGMIVAEGVDPDDLEDVAQSIVVALDGAGIPLCDGGVMVSNGQWRGSYDDWLLRLTGWLSNPAEKGAWQSGLILDFRGLFGSPEEADKLRERLWEYVRTKPIVLSLLIGELTDYRLPLTIFGAFITERSGPWQGHLNIKNSVLAHLTNSARILTLKYNLGPSNTCDRVRAMAEAGHVSADHGQRLLAAWEYLQRKRLEIGLACEAEGVRPHSLVNPAALDAGERARLKAAIQSTEKLVRLVQAGAGL; this is encoded by the coding sequence GTGAGCGACGAATCCGGGCATTCCCGCTTCCCTGGTCCTAAATTCGAGGCTGTTTTTGGCGCACCCGCCGGGCTAGACCGCGAACTGCTCAGGATGGCTCGCGACGGTAAGCTCGCCGGGCTGCGTAGCACCCGGCGCGACCTTGTGCAGGACTGGCTCGACACCGGGCTCTCCGCCGAACAGACCTGCAAGCGGCTCTCGGCCTACAACCGTTCGGTGATTCAGGCGGTCTTGGAGGCCCACGCCCAGGACGCCCCTTGGCTGCGCCGATGCACTTTTCTCGAATTCGGCTCGGGCGGTCGCGACGAGCAGGTCATCGGTTCGGATCAGGACAATGGGATGATCGTGGCCGAGGGGGTCGATCCTGACGATCTTGAGGACGTGGCCCAGTCCATAGTGGTGGCTTTGGACGGCGCGGGCATTCCCCTGTGCGATGGTGGGGTCATGGTCTCCAACGGGCAGTGGCGAGGTTCCTATGACGATTGGTTGTTGCGGCTCACGGGCTGGCTTTCCAATCCGGCTGAAAAGGGGGCGTGGCAGTCGGGATTGATCCTCGACTTTCGCGGCCTCTTCGGCTCTCCCGAAGAGGCGGATAAGCTGCGTGAGCGGCTGTGGGAATACGTCCGCACCAAGCCCATCGTCCTGTCCCTGCTCATCGGCGAGTTGACGGATTACCGGCTGCCACTGACCATTTTCGGCGCCTTCATCACCGAGCGATCCGGGCCGTGGCAGGGGCATCTCAATATAAAAAACAGTGTGCTGGCCCACCTGACCAACAGTGCCCGCATCCTGACCCTCAAATACAACCTCGGTCCCAGCAACACCTGTGATCGCGTCCGGGCCATGGCCGAGGCCGGGCACGTCTCGGCGGACCATGGCCAACGGCTGTTGGCGGCCTGGGAGTATCTCCAGCGCAAGCGGCTCGAGATCGGCCTGGCGTGCGAGGCCGAGGGCGTGAGGCCGCACAGCCTCGTCAACCCCGCCGCTCTGGATGCCGGAGAACGCGCCCGGCTCAAGGCGGCCATCCAGTCCACCGAGAAGCTGGTGCGTCTGGTTCAGGCCGGGGCCGGACTCTGA